In the Arenicella chitinivorans genome, TGCTGGTGCGTGAGGTGGCGTATCCAACCCTGTTTGAATGGTTGCCGTCGGCGTCGGCGTTGTTGCTGTCGACCAAGGCGTTGCACGAGTACTACGGTGGTTGGTTTGCACGCATAAATTAGAGGTCGCGTATTTGATTGAATGCGCGGATACGTAACGGTGTATGACCGGCGTGCACCACTGCCGAGATCAAATCATCGCCAAGCGCAAATTGCTGTAAACGCCACGCTCGATTTTGCGGATCAAAAAAGTTCAGCGCCTGTGCGTCACCGTTGCTTAAGTCCTGCTCATTCATCTTGAAGTTGATGCCCTTGCCAGTGGCCTTGCCGAACGCTTCTTTGCGGGTCCAGATGGCCAGAAAGCGTCGTGCATCAACATCGCCGTTACGCGTCACAAATTGCTGTTCGGCGTTAGTAAATCGATCTGCTGCGATGGCCGCAAAATTATTTTTCCGAGCGTACGATTCAATGTCCACGCCGACTTCCCGCCGACGACAGAACGCGAACAGGCCGTGGCGTTGACTCTGATGCTGCGTGTCGGTGAAATTAAAATGCAGATCGTGCTCCTTATGGCTGAGGGATGGCTTATTCATTGACGAGTAGCTCAACTGCACGGCATTGGGTGTGGTGGTGGTGTACGCGGCCAACAGGTTAAGCAAGTAGTAGCGCCCGGCAAGATACGCCTCTTGCGCGTCACCTGCGCGTCGACGCAGGTACCGGTCGCGCTGGATGTCGCTCAGTAGTGTGAGTGCATCGCCTTGTTGTTGTTCAGACAGTGACAGCGGTAGCCACCAAAGATGCAGCTCGTCGGCCTCTAAGTTAGGAACCGATGGATGCACGATGCTCTGCCATGTCAGGTTGGTGCCGAGCAGCTCAGTCATGGTGTGAACTAAAATTGAATTTTTGGAAAGCAAACACTGTTACGATAGGTCTAAATAGTGAGCATGAAACTTGTGAGCGAGATCATCGCCACACGGTTGTGACGGAATCGTCCGTAACCAATTGAATACGATACTAATATGAAAACCAAACTTATCCTAGCGGCCATTTTTGTGGCGTTGATCGTGGCATTTTTTGCGTTTGATCTCGGGCAGTTATTCACCTTAGAGAATTTGAAAGCACAACAAGCTGCATTGAGTGAGTATTATACGAACAACACGCTACTGATCATCGCGGCGTTTTTTTTGGTATACGTCGC is a window encoding:
- a CDS encoding 4'-phosphopantetheinyl transferase family protein, which codes for MTELLGTNLTWQSIVHPSVPNLEADELHLWWLPLSLSEQQQGDALTLLSDIQRDRYLRRRAGDAQEAYLAGRYYLLNLLAAYTTTTPNAVQLSYSSMNKPSLSHKEHDLHFNFTDTQHQSQRHGLFAFCRRREVGVDIESYARKNNFAAIAADRFTNAEQQFVTRNGDVDARRFLAIWTRKEAFGKATGKGINFKMNEQDLSNGDAQALNFFDPQNRAWRLQQFALGDDLISAVVHAGHTPLRIRAFNQIRDL